A window from Culex pipiens pallens isolate TS chromosome 3, TS_CPP_V2, whole genome shotgun sequence encodes these proteins:
- the LOC120420653 gene encoding inositol monophosphatase 1-like yields the protein MALNLDECYDHVMGLVEQAGTIIAERNYGEKAVVEKSSNIDLLTETDQQVERLLMDGISGKYPDHRFIGEEETSAGKQAELTDAPTWIIDPVDGTMNFVHSFPHSCISIALLVEKVAEIAIIYNPILNQKFTARRGKGAFMNGKAIRVSGETRLEHALVTTEFGTSREEEKTTVVLENIGKLVRVVHGMRSLGSAALNMAMVALGGADFNYEYGIHAWDIAAGDLLVREAGGVCLDPAGGPLDLMSRRVLAASSQELADKVVAMLTQYYPQPRD from the exons ATGGCCCTCAATTTGGACGAATGTTACGACCATGTCATGGGACTGGTCGAACAGGCTGGCACG ATTATTGCCGAACGCAACTATGGCGAGAAAGCCGTGGTCGAGAAGTCGAGCAATATCGATTTACTCACCGAAACGGACCAGCAGGTCGAACGGCTGCTGATGGATGGTATCAGTGGGAAATATCCGGATCATAG GTTTATCGGTGAGGAAGAGACCAGCGCCGGGAAGCAGGCCGAGTTGACGGATGCCCCAACCTGGATCATCGACCCTGTGGATGGTACCATGAACTTCGTTCACAGTTTCCCTCATTCCTGCATTTCGATTGCCCTGCTGGTTGAAAAGGTCGCGGAAATTGCCATCATCTACAATCCGATTTTGAACCAGAAATTCACTGCTCGTCGTGGCAAGGGTGCGTTCATGAACGGTAAGGCAATCCGTGTGTCCGGTGAAACTCGGCTGGAGCACGCCCTGGTCACCACGGAGTTTGGAACCAGTCGTGAGGAGGAAAAGACTACGGTTGTTCTGGAAAACATTGGCAAGCTGGTTCGCGTAGTTCATGG AATGCGCAGTTTGGGATCGGCAGCCCTCAATATGGCGATGGTGGCGCTGGGAGGGGCGGACTTTAACTACGAGTACGGAATCCACGCGTGGGACATTGCCGCCGGAGATCTGCTGGTGCGCGAAGCTGGTGGAGTTTGTTTGGACCCCGCTGGTGGGCCGCTAGATTTGATGTCACGTCGTGTGTTGGCTGCGAGCTCGCAGGAATTGGCCGATAAAGTGGTCGCCATGCTGACGCAGTACTACCCGCAACCGAGAGATTAA